The Chitinophagaceae bacterium genome window below encodes:
- a CDS encoding bifunctional nuclease family protein, producing MKKIELEIVALSHSITQTHSYAVVLGEVNGLRRLPIVIGGFEAQAIAVALERMQPSRPLTHDLMKNFMLAFNVDLHEIVINDLQEGIFYSKLLCSSDNDTVEIDSRTSDALALAVRFGCPIYTYEHILESAGILMEDDEEKKEKEEVTVTTGGEGKEDLKSLSIEELQTLLNEVLEQEDYIRAISIRDELSNRKK from the coding sequence ATGAAAAAAATTGAACTGGAAATAGTAGCACTTTCCCACAGCATTACGCAAACACACAGCTATGCAGTGGTTCTTGGCGAAGTAAATGGACTGCGCCGTTTACCCATCGTTATTGGTGGTTTCGAAGCACAGGCAATTGCTGTTGCACTAGAACGCATGCAGCCAAGCCGCCCACTGACTCATGATCTCATGAAAAATTTCATGCTGGCTTTTAATGTGGATCTGCACGAAATTGTGATCAACGATCTTCAGGAAGGTATTTTCTACTCCAAGCTTTTATGTTCTTCTGATAATGATACGGTTGAAATTGACAGCCGTACAAGCGATGCCCTGGCATTGGCTGTACGTTTTGGCTGCCCCATCTATACCTACGAGCATATCCTCGAAAGCGCCGGAATTTTGATGGAAGATGATGAAGAGAAAAAAGAGAAAGAAGAAGTAACGGTTACTACCGGGGGTGAAGGAAAGGAAGATCTCAAATCATTAAGCATTGAAGAATTACAAACCCTGCTGAACGAAGTCTTAGAGCAGGAAGATTATATCCGGGCCATCTCCATCAGGGATGAATTGAGCAACCGCAAGAAATAA
- a CDS encoding VOC family protein, whose product MSYTVPAQTRIGHVHLKVSDLDRSLGFYRDLLGFEVMQKYGSQVVFISAGGYHHHIGLNTWHSKGAGPAPVHSVGLYHTAILYPTRKDLAIILKRLMDAKYPLTGASDHGVSEAIYLNDPDGNGVELYWDKPKELWPLDEKNNLVMVTDELNLNELLQLADN is encoded by the coding sequence ATGAGTTATACAGTTCCTGCACAAACAAGGATTGGTCATGTACATTTAAAAGTGTCTGACCTCGACCGTTCACTTGGCTTTTACCGTGATTTGCTTGGATTTGAAGTAATGCAGAAATACGGATCGCAGGTAGTGTTCATTTCGGCCGGAGGATATCATCATCATATCGGGTTAAATACCTGGCACAGTAAAGGGGCAGGTCCGGCACCGGTTCATTCGGTTGGACTGTACCACACAGCTATTTTGTACCCGACAAGGAAAGATCTGGCAATTATTCTGAAGCGTTTGATGGATGCAAAGTATCCTTTAACCGGGGCATCAGATCATGGTGTAAGTGAGGCGATTTATTTAAATGATCCTGATGGAAACGGGGTGGAACTGTACTGGGACAAGCCCAAAGAACTGTGGCCGCTGGATGAAAAAAATAATTTAGTGATGGTTACTGATGAATTGAACCTGAATGAATTACTACAATTAGCCGATAATTAA
- the rocD gene encoding ornithine--oxo-acid transaminase, translated as MHTTVSVSAGSQHYIDLEEKYGAHNYHPLPVVLKKGEGVFLYDVDDKRYFDFLSGYSAVNQGHCHPKIIAALIEQAQQLTLTSRAFHSNLLGEYEKFVTEYFGYDKVLPMNTGVEAVETAIKLARRWGYEVKGIEDNKAKIIVCAHNFHGRTSAVISFSTDPSSYTKFGPYMPGFEVIPYNDLAALKEALQDEHVCGFLVEPIQGEAGVVVPDEGYLSTAKQYCEAANVLFIADEIQTGLCRTGKMLACDHENVRPDILLLGKALSGGVLPVSAILADNEIMMTIKPGEHGSTYGGNPLACHVAITALKVLKDEQLAEKAEVLGQQLRNELNALNSPFISLVRGKGLLNAVIIKHQNPEAAWDLCVEMKEHGLLAKPTHGDKIRLAPPLVITKEQISECVEIVRKSLLILR; from the coding sequence ATGCATACAACAGTATCTGTTTCAGCCGGTTCACAGCATTATATTGACCTCGAAGAAAAATACGGCGCACATAATTATCATCCATTGCCTGTAGTATTAAAAAAAGGCGAAGGCGTGTTTTTATATGATGTAGACGATAAACGTTATTTCGATTTCCTAAGCGGTTACTCTGCAGTGAATCAGGGTCATTGTCACCCAAAGATTATTGCTGCACTGATTGAACAGGCACAGCAACTCACTTTAACCTCAAGGGCTTTTCACAGCAACCTGCTGGGTGAATATGAAAAGTTCGTTACTGAATATTTCGGTTATGATAAAGTGTTACCGATGAATACTGGTGTGGAAGCTGTTGAAACTGCCATCAAGCTTGCACGCAGATGGGGCTATGAAGTGAAAGGGATTGAAGACAACAAAGCAAAGATCATTGTATGTGCCCATAACTTTCATGGTCGTACAAGCGCAGTCATTTCTTTCAGCACCGACCCAAGTTCTTACACAAAGTTTGGACCTTATATGCCTGGCTTTGAAGTAATTCCTTATAATGATTTAGCTGCTCTGAAAGAAGCATTACAGGATGAGCATGTATGCGGTTTCTTGGTTGAGCCTATTCAGGGTGAAGCAGGTGTGGTTGTTCCCGATGAAGGTTATTTATCTACTGCCAAACAATACTGCGAAGCAGCCAATGTATTATTTATAGCTGATGAAATACAAACCGGTTTGTGCCGTACCGGTAAGATGCTTGCCTGCGATCATGAAAATGTTCGCCCGGATATTCTTCTTTTGGGCAAGGCTTTAAGCGGAGGTGTGTTACCTGTAAGTGCAATACTTGCGGATAATGAAATCATGATGACAATAAAACCAGGTGAACACGGAAGTACTTATGGTGGTAATCCCCTCGCCTGTCATGTAGCCATCACTGCATTGAAAGTATTGAAAGATGAACAGCTTGCTGAAAAAGCTGAGGTATTGGGACAGCAATTAAGAAATGAGCTAAACGCTCTCAACTCCCCTTTCATCAGCCTGGTAAGAGGAAAAGGATTGCTGAATGCAGTCATCATCAAACATCAAAACCCGGAAGCTGCCTGGGATCTTTGTGTAGAAATGAAAGAACATGGATTACTTGCCAAGCCAACGCATGGCGATAAAATACGTTTAGCCCCACCGTTAGTGATCACAAAAGAACAAATCAGTGAATGTGTGGAGATCGTTAGAAAGAGTTTGCTTATTCTCCGGTAA